One region of Micromonospora ureilytica genomic DNA includes:
- a CDS encoding MFS transporter yields MSVRQKSLPPGLIALAIGAFGIGLTEFVIMGLLPEVAADFAVTEPVAGWLISGYALSVAVGGVVLTAAVTRLPRKPVLLGLMVLFIIGNLLSAVAGDYAVMMAGRIVAALCHGAFFGIGAVVAAGLVAPARRAGAIAMMFAGLTIANVLGVPFGTFLGQHFGWRSTFWAITAIGVVALIGLALLVPAGDTANADRPAGGLRGELRAFTHAQVWLSLVITVLGFGGMFGAFTYIAYTLTEVSGFATSTVPWLLVLFGVGLFAGNLLGGRAADRSLSRTLVTVLAVLTVVLVGFALTATNPVLTIVALVLMGGFGFATVPPLQMRIMRYAHQAPTLASGANIAAFNLGNALGAWIGGVTIAAGLGYTSPIWAGAALTLAGLGVLLGALRLARRDEPARADASQVDATV; encoded by the coding sequence ATGTCCGTACGCCAAAAGTCCCTGCCGCCCGGCCTGATCGCGCTGGCCATCGGCGCCTTCGGCATCGGGCTCACCGAGTTCGTGATCATGGGGCTGTTGCCCGAGGTGGCCGCCGACTTCGCGGTCACCGAACCGGTGGCCGGCTGGTTGATCTCCGGCTACGCGCTCAGCGTGGCCGTCGGCGGGGTCGTCCTCACCGCCGCGGTCACCCGACTGCCGCGCAAACCGGTGCTGCTCGGCCTGATGGTGCTCTTCATCATCGGCAACCTGCTCTCCGCCGTCGCCGGCGACTATGCCGTAATGATGGCCGGCCGGATCGTCGCCGCGCTCTGCCACGGCGCGTTCTTCGGCATCGGCGCCGTCGTCGCCGCCGGCCTGGTCGCACCGGCCCGCCGGGCGGGCGCCATCGCCATGATGTTCGCCGGCCTGACCATCGCGAACGTGCTCGGCGTGCCGTTCGGCACCTTCCTCGGGCAGCACTTCGGCTGGCGGTCGACGTTCTGGGCGATCACCGCCATCGGGGTGGTCGCCCTGATCGGGCTGGCCCTGCTCGTCCCGGCGGGCGACACCGCCAACGCCGACCGCCCAGCCGGTGGGCTGCGCGGCGAGTTGCGGGCCTTCACCCACGCCCAGGTCTGGCTCTCCCTGGTGATCACCGTCCTGGGTTTCGGTGGGATGTTCGGCGCGTTCACCTACATCGCCTACACGCTCACCGAGGTCAGCGGCTTCGCCACCAGCACCGTGCCGTGGCTGCTCGTCCTCTTCGGAGTGGGGCTGTTCGCGGGCAACCTGCTCGGCGGTCGGGCGGCCGACAGGTCACTGTCGCGCACCCTGGTCACCGTCCTGGCGGTGCTCACCGTGGTGCTCGTCGGTTTCGCGTTGACCGCCACGAACCCGGTGCTGACCATCGTCGCGCTGGTGCTGATGGGTGGGTTCGGCTTCGCCACCGTGCCGCCGCTGCAAATGCGGATCATGCGGTACGCCCACCAGGCGCCGACGCTCGCGTCCGGGGCGAACATCGCCGCGTTCAACCTCGGCAACGCGTTGGGCGCCTGGATCGGCGGTGTGACCATCGCCGCCGGACTCGGCTACACCTCGCCGATCTGGGCCGGCGCCGCGCTGACCCTGGCCGGCCTGGGCGTGCTCCTCGGCGCGCTGCGGCTGGCCCGTCGCGACGAGCCAGCCCGAGCCGACGCGAGCCAGGTGGACGCCACGGTCTGA